From a single Bryobacter aggregatus MPL3 genomic region:
- a CDS encoding ferritin-like domain-containing protein: MTKISAYTAMLSASAAISTQSVEAQTATITDVDILQFALNLEYLEAEFYTYAASGRGIVAHGIGVDGDGTEGVTTGGDRVNFNSNVLPLQRIVEELAFDERAHVTLLRGALTAAGVKPVAKPALNLGGLGFGFGGQADFFTVARILEDIGVTAYGGAAPLISNKDYLGVAARILAVEAFHSGNIRLVIAENRYNSVKVDGVDIVPPPTGTRYFATDDNALSAVRTPAQVLYLAYGMKANATSGGFYPAGFNGKLATSGTAA, from the coding sequence ATGACAAAGATTAGCGCGTACACAGCCATGCTGAGCGCCTCTGCGGCGATCTCAACGCAATCGGTCGAAGCACAGACCGCGACCATTACAGACGTCGATATTCTGCAGTTTGCCTTGAACCTGGAATATCTCGAAGCTGAGTTCTATACTTATGCGGCGTCGGGCAGAGGCATTGTTGCCCACGGCATTGGAGTTGATGGCGATGGCACCGAGGGGGTGACCACCGGCGGAGATAGAGTCAATTTCAACAGCAATGTCCTCCCCTTGCAACGGATTGTGGAAGAACTTGCCTTTGACGAACGCGCTCATGTCACCTTGCTTCGCGGCGCCCTGACAGCAGCAGGCGTGAAGCCGGTGGCGAAACCCGCACTGAATCTGGGGGGACTTGGCTTCGGATTTGGTGGCCAGGCGGACTTCTTCACGGTTGCCCGGATTCTCGAAGACATTGGCGTAACGGCTTACGGTGGCGCAGCGCCCCTGATTTCAAACAAGGACTATCTGGGCGTGGCAGCACGCATTCTCGCCGTAGAGGCCTTCCATTCGGGCAACATCCGGCTGGTGATCGCCGAGAATCGCTATAACAGCGTGAAGGTCGACGGTGTCGATATTGTGCCGCCTCCAACGGGAACCCGCTACTTTGCCACCGATGACAATGCGCTATCCGCTGTGCGGACTCCGGCGCAGGTACTGTACCTGGCCTACGGTATGAAGGCGAATGCGACCAGCGGAGGCTTTTATCCAGCGGGATTCAACGGAAAGTTAGCAACTTCAGGCACCGCTGCCTAG